A single window of Acidobacteriota bacterium DNA harbors:
- a CDS encoding tetratricopeptide repeat protein has protein sequence MSETVIGRMLVASLHQAISERLPMRLEFYESWINSRRMRSRRVTLGAMRAVFSFLRQEDDVYNAVMTRAGELTAQWTIDELTPLRRAWLRRLPWRLRVRAAGRLARRIAVDTWQETRASMRWKGGRGIFVLQRSLFCDVRAASATALCVYYAAVARGMAQALDVEVDVAVEQCQARGDGQCAVTVGPIRPRQVVSIVVPLLAMVCVLMPGLLHAQTAAPVAASRERVLVMPFENATRDPRFSWLGEASAVLLTERLRGAGVDAMVRYERLRAFERLQVPPFAALSRATVVRIGQLVGATDIVIGSVTSEGDALVFTARRLRLWQGRLDPPVVVRGKLQELFAIVDRLAAGMASSSAVSDTERPALGSSPPPLAAFEAYIKGLLAQTPAAQVRFLHTALQAAPSYDVARIALWQAHTAAGEHRAALEAVRAVPDTSPVAVEARFLASVSHIHVGEYADAYRLLTGLRQRAPSAIIQNNLGVVRLRATTLPAEAARAATYFSDARTLDQLDPDYVFNLGYATWLDGDAQAAASWLREAVRLSPADGAAHALLATVLQAAGQSAEATRELSLAQRLSSSYDMLDLKTAAASPARGQERLKEAIEPPRAERVDATVEMIGQRDQRELAVFYLDRGRRFFDQDNDREAEPELKRALYLAPYDAEANLLVGRICLRTGRLREAIEAFKISLWSQETAAAHLGLAEGYLEAKTLDLARSEAERALALDPASTQAQQLLERLKRGPGMSA, from the coding sequence ATGAGTGAGACGGTAATCGGTCGGATGCTCGTCGCCAGCCTCCATCAGGCCATTTCGGAACGGCTGCCGATGCGGCTCGAGTTCTACGAGTCGTGGATCAATTCCCGGCGGATGCGGTCGAGGCGCGTCACCCTCGGCGCGATGCGCGCGGTCTTCAGTTTCCTCAGGCAGGAAGACGATGTATACAACGCCGTGATGACGCGAGCAGGAGAATTGACGGCGCAATGGACCATCGATGAACTGACGCCGCTCCGGCGGGCCTGGCTGCGGCGACTGCCGTGGCGTCTACGGGTGCGCGCCGCTGGCCGGCTGGCGCGGCGCATCGCTGTCGACACGTGGCAGGAAACGCGGGCGTCGATGCGGTGGAAGGGCGGACGTGGCATATTCGTGCTCCAGCGGTCGCTCTTCTGTGACGTGCGAGCCGCGTCGGCTACCGCGCTCTGCGTGTACTACGCCGCCGTTGCCCGCGGCATGGCTCAGGCGCTGGACGTGGAAGTCGACGTCGCGGTTGAGCAGTGCCAGGCTCGAGGAGATGGACAGTGCGCTGTGACGGTTGGTCCCATCAGGCCGCGGCAGGTGGTGTCGATCGTCGTGCCGTTGCTCGCGATGGTGTGTGTGCTGATGCCTGGGTTGTTGCACGCTCAGACCGCCGCGCCTGTGGCCGCGTCGCGCGAACGCGTGCTGGTGATGCCGTTCGAGAATGCAACGCGCGATCCGCGGTTCTCCTGGCTCGGAGAAGCGTCGGCCGTCCTGTTGACCGAGCGCCTGCGGGGCGCCGGCGTCGACGCCATGGTTCGGTACGAACGCTTGCGCGCCTTCGAGCGATTGCAGGTGCCGCCGTTCGCGGCGCTCAGCCGGGCGACGGTCGTGCGCATCGGACAGTTGGTGGGGGCTACCGATATCGTGATTGGCTCGGTGACGTCGGAAGGCGATGCGCTGGTCTTCACCGCGCGCCGGCTTCGCTTGTGGCAGGGCCGGCTCGATCCGCCGGTTGTCGTTCGCGGGAAGCTCCAGGAGTTGTTCGCGATTGTCGACCGGCTGGCGGCGGGCATGGCATCGTCATCGGCCGTCTCCGATACGGAGCGGCCGGCACTCGGGTCTTCGCCACCTCCGTTGGCCGCCTTTGAGGCCTACATCAAAGGGTTGCTCGCGCAGACGCCGGCGGCGCAAGTGAGATTCCTGCACACCGCGCTGCAGGCAGCCCCGAGCTACGACGTCGCGCGCATCGCGCTGTGGCAGGCGCATACGGCGGCGGGTGAACATCGGGCCGCGCTCGAGGCCGTGCGGGCCGTGCCGGACACCTCGCCGGTGGCCGTGGAGGCCCGATTCCTGGCGTCGGTCTCCCACATTCACGTCGGCGAGTACGCGGACGCCTATCGACTGCTGACCGGTCTGCGGCAGCGCGCGCCGTCCGCGATTATCCAGAACAACCTGGGCGTCGTACGTCTGCGAGCGACGACCCTGCCGGCTGAGGCAGCCCGGGCGGCAACGTACTTTTCGGACGCGCGCACCCTGGACCAGCTTGATCCGGACTACGTCTTCAACCTGGGCTACGCGACGTGGCTCGATGGTGACGCCCAGGCGGCGGCCTCGTGGCTGCGCGAGGCGGTGCGCCTGAGTCCGGCCGATGGCGCCGCCCACGCGCTGCTCGCCACGGTGTTGCAGGCGGCCGGTCAGAGCGCCGAGGCGACCCGTGAACTCTCGCTTGCCCAACGGCTCTCGTCCTCGTACGACATGCTCGACCTCAAAACTGCGGCGGCGAGTCCGGCCCGCGGCCAGGAGCGGCTCAAAGAGGCGATCGAGCCACCGCGAGCCGAGCGCGTCGATGCAACCGTGGAGATGATTGGCCAGCGCGATCAGCGCGAGCTGGCCGTGTTCTACCTGGACCGTGGCCGCCGCTTCTTCGATCAGGACAACGACCGCGAGGCCGAACCTGAATTGAAGCGGGCCCTGTACCTGGCGCCCTACGACGCGGAGGCCAACCTGCTGGTCGGCCGGATCTGCCTGCGGACAGGGCGGTTGCGGGAGGCGATCGAGGCCTTCAAGATCTCGCTCTGGAGCCAGGAGACCGCCGCCGCGCACCTGGGGCTCGCCGAAGGGTATCTCGAGGCCAAGACCCTGGACCTCGCCCGCAGTGAAGCGGAGCGGGCCTTGGCACTCGATCCGGCATCCACGCAGGCGCAGCAGTTGCTCGAACGGCTGAAGCGAGGCCCCGGGATGTCCGCCTAA
- a CDS encoding molybdenum cofactor guanylyltransferase, giving the protein MSTAAILAGGRARRLGGRDKSQLVIDGQTILDRQLHVLRRCADRVVIIADDLARFADIGVPVFGDLVPDAGALGGIYTALAIAKEPVLVIACDMPYLTAPFLTRVMEAAQDADVAVPHAADGYHPLCACYTQACAEPIRQRLDAGVLKVLDLFRDVHVRTIDPIEIAAFDPDGLLLLNINTPDDLARAERGHGRLA; this is encoded by the coding sequence ATGTCCACTGCAGCGATTCTTGCCGGAGGCCGAGCCCGCCGCCTGGGCGGCCGGGACAAAAGCCAACTCGTCATTGACGGCCAGACGATTCTCGACCGCCAACTGCATGTGCTGCGCCGCTGCGCCGACCGCGTGGTCATTATCGCCGACGATCTGGCCCGCTTCGCGGACATCGGCGTGCCCGTCTTCGGAGATCTCGTGCCTGACGCCGGAGCCCTCGGCGGCATTTACACGGCTCTGGCCATCGCGAAAGAACCCGTGCTGGTCATCGCGTGCGACATGCCCTATCTCACCGCACCGTTTCTGACCCGCGTAATGGAAGCCGCGCAGGATGCCGATGTCGCCGTGCCCCACGCCGCCGACGGGTACCACCCGCTCTGCGCGTGCTACACCCAGGCGTGTGCCGAGCCCATTCGGCAACGCCTGGACGCTGGAGTGCTGAAAGTGCTCGATCTGTTTCGCGATGTGCACGTGCGAACCATCGACCCGATTGAGATCGCCGCCTTCGATCCGGACGGCCTTCTGTTGCTCAATATCAATACACCCGACGACCTGGCCCGCGCCGAACGTGGTCATGGTCGATTGGCGTGA
- the argS gene encoding arginine--tRNA ligase: MILSIQDTIRTRVIAAVKQLYGLSPSDLPYVALAGTPNRALGDLAVPLAFELARRLRKAPKLIGQEIAATLGAIPGIARVDCAANGYLNFYFDRVSYLTDRLSGRVSAAVAAQAPAKTIVEHTAINPNKAAHIGHLRNAALGDTLVRALRFLGNPVEIQNYIDDTGVQVADVVVGFQQLEHQTLADVEAIASRPRFDYYCWDLYARVTEWYAGDKERLAIRARTLHDLERGEGEAAAIAAFVADRIVGCHLKTMARLNVQYDLLTWEGDILRLHFWNRAFETLKAQGTVYFQPTGRLAGCWVMRIEDETSAAVEVEGELSGDAPGDAATDEGDQAEKVIVRSNGTVTYVGKDMAYQFWKFGLLDRDFHYRLFGAPGKDGPLWATSSSPTSDEASRPAFGKGHTVYNVIDVRQSYLQKLLKQALAAAGHPGEAERSVHFSYEMVALSHQTARQLGYDAEANDTTKPFVEVSGRKGLGVKADDLIDTLIAKARGEVAKRNAELPPAEQQRTAEIIAVAAVRYFLVRFSRGKVIAFDIDEALSFEGESGPYLQYAVVRANNIFQKLSERDGLDTAQVTARLATTDSAELRDSLDDHGLWALVLESSRLDDIAQQSVRGLEFSVLAKWAFGLAQMFNGYYHRYPVLNEERGDAKIWRAAGVAYFRTQMTRALDLMGIEVPARM; encoded by the coding sequence ATGATTTTGTCGATTCAGGACACGATTCGGACCCGCGTCATCGCCGCCGTCAAGCAATTGTACGGCCTTTCGCCATCAGATCTGCCTTATGTGGCGTTAGCGGGAACGCCCAACCGCGCGCTGGGCGATCTGGCGGTGCCGCTGGCCTTCGAGTTGGCCCGTCGCCTTCGAAAAGCCCCGAAGCTCATCGGTCAGGAGATCGCGGCCACGCTTGGGGCGATTCCGGGCATCGCCCGCGTGGACTGCGCGGCCAACGGGTATCTGAACTTCTACTTCGATCGCGTCTCGTACCTGACGGATCGGTTGTCCGGGCGCGTGTCGGCAGCCGTCGCCGCCCAGGCACCGGCGAAGACGATCGTCGAACACACGGCGATCAACCCCAACAAGGCCGCGCACATCGGCCACCTGCGCAACGCCGCCCTGGGCGACACGCTGGTGCGTGCGCTCAGGTTCCTCGGGAACCCGGTCGAAATCCAGAACTACATCGACGACACCGGAGTCCAGGTCGCCGACGTCGTTGTGGGATTTCAGCAACTCGAGCACCAGACGCTTGCCGATGTTGAAGCCATCGCCTCGCGGCCGCGTTTCGACTACTACTGTTGGGATCTTTACGCCCGGGTGACCGAGTGGTACGCCGGCGACAAGGAGCGACTGGCGATCCGCGCACGAACGCTGCACGATCTCGAGCGCGGCGAAGGTGAGGCTGCCGCCATCGCCGCCTTCGTCGCCGATCGCATCGTCGGCTGCCACTTGAAAACGATGGCCCGGCTCAACGTCCAGTACGACCTGCTCACGTGGGAGGGCGACATCCTGCGGCTCCACTTCTGGAACCGCGCGTTCGAGACGTTGAAGGCGCAGGGCACGGTCTACTTCCAGCCAACTGGCCGACTCGCGGGATGCTGGGTGATGCGGATCGAAGACGAGACCTCCGCCGCGGTGGAGGTTGAAGGCGAATTGTCAGGCGACGCGCCTGGCGATGCGGCGACAGACGAGGGCGATCAGGCCGAGAAGGTTATCGTGCGATCCAACGGGACGGTGACCTACGTCGGTAAGGACATGGCGTACCAGTTCTGGAAGTTCGGACTGCTCGACCGGGACTTCCACTATCGCCTTTTTGGCGCACCAGGCAAGGACGGTCCTCTGTGGGCCACGTCGTCATCGCCGACATCCGATGAGGCGTCGAGGCCGGCGTTTGGCAAGGGTCACACGGTTTACAACGTGATTGACGTGCGGCAGTCTTACCTGCAGAAACTGCTGAAGCAGGCACTGGCCGCCGCCGGTCATCCTGGCGAAGCGGAACGTTCCGTGCACTTCTCGTACGAAATGGTGGCGCTCTCACACCAGACGGCGCGGCAGCTTGGGTACGATGCCGAAGCGAACGATACGACGAAACCGTTTGTCGAGGTGTCCGGCCGGAAGGGCCTGGGCGTCAAGGCCGACGACCTGATCGACACGCTCATCGCGAAGGCCCGCGGCGAAGTCGCCAAGCGCAATGCGGAACTCCCGCCTGCCGAGCAGCAGCGGACGGCCGAAATTATCGCCGTCGCGGCGGTGCGGTATTTTCTCGTGCGGTTCTCGCGAGGCAAGGTCATCGCCTTCGATATCGATGAGGCGCTGAGCTTCGAGGGCGAGAGCGGCCCCTACCTGCAGTACGCCGTGGTGCGCGCAAACAACATTTTCCAGAAGCTGAGCGAGCGCGACGGCCTGGACACGGCGCAGGTGACGGCCCGGTTGGCCACGACCGACTCGGCCGAACTGCGCGACAGCCTGGACGACCATGGACTCTGGGCACTGGTGCTCGAGAGTTCGCGACTCGACGATATCGCGCAGCAATCGGTGCGCGGCCTGGAGTTCTCGGTGCTGGCCAAGTGGGCGTTCGGGCTGGCGCAGATGTTCAACGGGTACTATCATCGCTATCCCGTCCTGAACGAGGAGCGGGGCGACGCGAAGATCTGGCGGGCGGCGGGCGTCGCGTACTTCCGCACGCAGATGACGCGGGCATTGGATCTGATGGGCATCGAGGTGCCAGCCCGGATGTAG
- a CDS encoding gamma-glutamyl-gamma-aminobutyrate hydrolase family protein (Members of this family of hydrolases with an active site Cys residue belong to MEROPS family C26.) yields the protein MQPLIAVSPCRALPDYQESIRRAGGEPRVLDPSVDCADEVVTWCRGLLLTGGPDVDPARYGEPRHSSVSEIDSARDEYEIGLISKALAADVPVLAICRGMQVMNVACGGTLVQDIPSQVFGALEHAMKTPLFGLAHEVWVVRGSILWTLMQNELKDAEALDVNSRHHQSVKRVAEGFDQSATAPDGVIEGMERRGATFCVGVQWHPENFWRTGEFRPLFDGFIAAAQ from the coding sequence ATGCAGCCACTGATTGCGGTCAGCCCTTGCCGAGCGCTTCCCGACTACCAGGAGTCCATCCGCCGGGCGGGTGGCGAGCCTCGCGTGCTGGACCCGAGCGTCGATTGCGCCGACGAGGTCGTGACCTGGTGCCGCGGCTTGCTGCTGACCGGCGGCCCGGACGTCGATCCGGCGCGCTACGGCGAGCCGCGACATTCGTCCGTGTCCGAAATTGACAGCGCCCGCGACGAGTACGAGATTGGCCTGATCAGCAAGGCGCTCGCGGCAGACGTCCCCGTCCTGGCGATCTGCCGTGGGATGCAGGTGATGAACGTGGCGTGCGGCGGCACGCTGGTGCAGGACATCCCGTCGCAGGTCTTTGGCGCCCTGGAACACGCGATGAAGACGCCGCTCTTTGGCCTCGCCCATGAAGTGTGGGTGGTGCGCGGGAGCATCCTGTGGACGTTGATGCAGAACGAACTGAAGGACGCCGAGGCGCTCGACGTCAACAGCCGCCATCACCAGAGCGTCAAGCGCGTGGCCGAGGGGTTCGACCAGTCGGCAACGGCTCCTGATGGCGTGATCGAGGGCATGGAGCGCAGGGGCGCGACGTTCTGTGTGGGTGTGCAGTGGCACCCGGAGAACTTCTGGCGCACCGGCGAGTTCAGGCCTCTTTTCGACGGCTTCATCGCCGCCGCTCAGTAG
- a CDS encoding TRAM domain-containing protein, which yields MADALKVGDLVTVTPEKPVAGGRMIARHDGCVLLVAGAIPGELARVRIERVERSMAYAVVEEALEPHLARRTVTDDPRCGGAVYAHIEYPEQTRLKGEIIRDGLKRLARLDPPDVIAVMPSPERGYRMRARVHVRNGRIGFFLENTHRICDVRESGQLLPETALALDAVAEMLREAGLTGAADLDVSENRSGDMRAVHIDLAPDARLELPEELGPVPGVTGLSWSHPAMRAERIVSGSPFVEDALQLSGCADASAVTPIRFRRHVRAFFQGNRFLLDQLVASVVAACPAGPVVDLYAGVGLFGVCLAATGRHAVTAVEGHPASAADLKVNAQPYSRSIMVRHTSVERFVQERTGVGPGTLILDPPRTGMSREAMAGALGLGADRVVFVSCDVATFARDVRRFVDAGYHLHAIQGFDLFPTTAHVEVLAVLVR from the coding sequence GTGGCCGATGCGCTGAAGGTCGGAGACCTCGTGACGGTGACGCCGGAAAAACCGGTGGCGGGCGGTCGCATGATTGCGCGTCACGACGGCTGTGTGCTGCTCGTGGCCGGGGCCATACCCGGCGAGTTGGCGCGGGTGCGTATCGAACGGGTGGAGCGATCAATGGCCTACGCCGTGGTCGAAGAGGCCCTCGAGCCGCATCTCGCTCGACGAACGGTGACCGACGATCCGCGTTGTGGAGGAGCTGTCTACGCGCACATCGAGTATCCCGAGCAGACGCGTCTGAAGGGCGAGATCATCCGCGACGGGCTCAAGAGGCTGGCGCGGCTCGATCCACCCGACGTGATCGCCGTGATGCCGTCGCCCGAGCGCGGCTACCGCATGCGGGCCCGGGTGCACGTGCGCAACGGGCGCATCGGGTTCTTTCTCGAGAACACGCATCGCATCTGCGACGTGCGGGAGTCCGGACAACTGCTTCCAGAGACGGCGCTCGCGCTTGATGCCGTCGCAGAGATGCTCCGCGAGGCAGGGTTGACCGGGGCAGCCGACCTCGACGTCTCTGAGAACCGCAGCGGCGACATGCGCGCGGTGCACATCGACCTGGCACCTGACGCACGGCTTGAGCTCCCCGAGGAACTCGGCCCTGTGCCTGGCGTCACCGGCCTGTCGTGGTCCCACCCCGCCATGCGGGCGGAGCGCATCGTGTCTGGAAGTCCATTCGTAGAGGACGCCCTCCAACTTTCCGGTTGTGCCGACGCGTCTGCCGTCACACCGATCAGGTTTCGCCGACACGTGCGGGCGTTCTTCCAGGGCAACCGCTTCCTCCTGGATCAGTTGGTTGCGTCGGTCGTCGCCGCGTGTCCGGCCGGCCCAGTCGTTGATCTGTACGCCGGTGTCGGCCTGTTTGGTGTGTGCCTGGCGGCCACAGGGCGGCACGCGGTCACCGCGGTTGAGGGGCATCCGGCCTCGGCGGCCGACTTGAAGGTCAACGCGCAACCCTACAGCCGGTCCATTATGGTGCGTCACACCTCGGTCGAGCGTTTCGTCCAGGAGAGGACCGGGGTCGGCCCCGGTACGCTCATCCTCGACCCGCCCCGCACCGGGATGTCACGCGAGGCGATGGCGGGCGCGCTCGGGCTTGGCGCCGATCGCGTCGTCTTCGTGTCGTGTGATGTGGCGACCTTCGCCCGTGACGTGCGCCGGTTCGTGGACGCGGGCTACCACCTGCACGCCATTCAAGGATTCGACTTGTTCCCGACCACGGCCCACGTCGAAGTCCTCGCCGTGCTGGTCCGCTGA
- a CDS encoding type III pantothenate kinase, translating into MLLAIDIGNTNIVLGVFEGKTLGHSWRLATMRERTADEMGLLVSELLERAGIRPAAVDGVVMASVVPPLTASVIDMAERYLGTRPLNLEPGVHTGMTVLYDNPAEVGADRIVNSIAAYELYGRSRKMPLIVVDFGTATTFDAVSAAGEYLGGVICPGIQISADALFQRAAKLPRIDVRKPLHVIGKTTVTSMQSGLFFGYVGMVEGLVHRMRAELGGKAFCLATGGLADVIAPETDTVEAVDRDLTLTGLRMLWERNH; encoded by the coding sequence ATGCTGCTGGCGATTGACATCGGGAACACCAACATCGTGCTCGGCGTGTTCGAGGGCAAGACGCTTGGGCACAGCTGGCGGCTCGCCACGATGCGCGAGCGGACGGCTGATGAAATGGGATTGCTCGTGAGCGAGTTGCTCGAACGCGCCGGCATCAGGCCGGCGGCCGTCGACGGCGTCGTCATGGCGTCGGTCGTCCCGCCGCTGACCGCCAGCGTGATCGACATGGCGGAGCGTTATCTCGGCACACGGCCCCTCAATCTCGAACCGGGCGTCCACACCGGCATGACGGTGCTGTACGACAACCCGGCCGAAGTTGGGGCCGACCGCATCGTGAACAGCATCGCGGCCTACGAGCTGTACGGCCGGTCACGCAAGATGCCGTTGATCGTGGTGGACTTCGGGACCGCCACCACGTTCGATGCGGTGTCCGCGGCAGGCGAGTATCTGGGCGGCGTCATCTGTCCCGGCATCCAGATTTCGGCCGATGCCCTGTTCCAGCGGGCGGCGAAGCTGCCCCGGATTGATGTGCGCAAGCCCCTGCACGTGATTGGCAAGACCACGGTCACGTCGATGCAGTCGGGGCTGTTTTTCGGATATGTCGGCATGGTCGAGGGTCTCGTGCATCGGATGCGCGCCGAGCTTGGCGGCAAGGCGTTCTGTCTGGCCACCGGCGGTCTGGCCGACGTCATCGCCCCGGAGACCGATACGGTTGAGGCCGTGGATCGGGACCTGACACTCACCGGGCTGCGGATGTTGTGGGAGAGGAATCATTGA
- a CDS encoding biotin--[acetyl-CoA-carboxylase] ligase yields MNFDPFDPAHAADLPHDIAEALAWSQSERGRFGSPLFYAAEVTSTNDVAARLADAGAGEGTTVVAEAQTAGRGRHGRTWCSPPGAGLYVSTIVRPDLRTGPRPGSALLTLMAGVALADAIREATGLGVEIKWPNDLVVARRKLAGILAEGAGQGTSLEYIVLGFGINLRSAAYPPDVAARATSIEAELGRPVDRGALLARALVNLSRARAAITESRTAAVIDRWRELAPSAVGSSVEWRTGAGVHRGLTAGVDEGGALRIDVAGTIERVTAGEIMWL; encoded by the coding sequence TTGAACTTCGATCCCTTTGATCCGGCGCACGCCGCCGATCTGCCCCACGACATCGCGGAGGCGCTGGCATGGTCGCAGTCCGAACGGGGCCGGTTCGGCTCGCCGCTGTTCTACGCGGCCGAGGTCACCTCGACCAACGATGTCGCGGCGCGATTGGCGGATGCGGGGGCCGGCGAAGGCACGACAGTGGTCGCCGAGGCGCAGACCGCCGGCCGCGGCCGGCATGGGCGGACCTGGTGTTCGCCCCCGGGTGCCGGGCTCTACGTCTCCACCATCGTCCGGCCGGATCTCCGGACTGGTCCAAGACCGGGATCCGCGCTGCTGACGCTGATGGCCGGAGTCGCGCTGGCTGATGCGATTCGCGAGGCCACCGGTCTCGGCGTCGAGATCAAGTGGCCCAACGATCTCGTGGTGGCTCGGCGGAAGCTGGCGGGGATCCTTGCGGAAGGGGCGGGGCAGGGTACCTCACTCGAGTACATCGTGCTCGGGTTCGGCATCAACCTGCGGTCGGCCGCATACCCACCAGACGTCGCGGCGCGCGCGACCTCGATCGAAGCCGAACTCGGTCGTCCCGTCGATCGGGGAGCCCTGCTGGCCCGGGCGCTGGTCAACCTGTCGCGAGCCCGCGCGGCAATCACCGAGAGCCGGACGGCGGCGGTTATCGACCGTTGGCGCGAACTGGCCCCGTCCGCGGTAGGCTCGTCTGTGGAATGGCGGACCGGTGCGGGCGTACACCGGGGCCTGACCGCGGGAGTGGACGAGGGTGGCGCGCTGCGCATCGACGTGGCTGGCACGATCGAGCGGGTCACCGCCGGCGAGATCATGTGGTTATAG
- the nadC gene encoding carboxylating nicotinate-nucleotide diphosphorylase, with translation MTIEPIEIGVYRDFVRRSLAEDLGWGDATVQAIIPPDATAEGVLLTRSPAVLAGLDIALEAFRQLDPAIAVVSRRQDGDLCQPGDQVAVLTGLAAPMLTAERTALNIVRHLSGIATLTRRFVDAAGGRVIIADTRKTLPLLRPLQKYAVRVGGGENGRLALDEGLILKASHIRFAGGIGAAVKRARAAGPHTPVQVEISTSAQAAEALAVGAGVLLFTGASSEELRHVVQQCRGRARVEVSGQISLERVAELASDGADFVSIGALTDSAPASDITFELRSL, from the coding sequence ATGACCATTGAACCGATCGAGATCGGCGTCTACCGTGACTTTGTGCGACGAAGCCTTGCCGAAGATCTTGGATGGGGAGATGCGACCGTGCAGGCCATCATCCCTCCCGACGCGACGGCCGAAGGCGTGCTGTTGACGCGCTCGCCGGCCGTGCTGGCCGGCCTGGACATCGCGCTCGAGGCATTTCGGCAACTGGACCCCGCCATCGCCGTGGTGTCGCGCCGGCAGGACGGCGACCTGTGCCAGCCGGGCGATCAGGTCGCAGTCTTGACTGGTCTCGCCGCACCGATGCTGACGGCGGAGCGGACCGCGCTCAACATTGTCCGACACCTGTCGGGCATTGCCACGCTGACGCGGCGGTTCGTCGATGCTGCCGGCGGCCGCGTGATCATCGCCGACACGCGAAAGACCCTGCCGCTGCTCCGGCCGCTCCAGAAGTACGCGGTGCGCGTGGGGGGAGGCGAGAACGGCCGGCTGGCGCTCGATGAGGGGCTGATTCTCAAGGCCAGCCACATTCGCTTCGCCGGCGGGATCGGCGCGGCCGTCAAACGCGCACGCGCGGCGGGTCCTCATACACCCGTGCAGGTCGAGATCTCGACGTCGGCCCAGGCAGCTGAGGCGCTGGCCGTCGGTGCGGGAGTGCTCCTGTTCACCGGGGCGTCGAGCGAGGAACTCCGCCACGTGGTGCAGCAGTGCCGCGGACGAGCCCGCGTTGAGGTGTCTGGTCAGATTTCACTCGAGCGGGTCGCGGAGCTGGCATCGGACGGAGCGGACTTCGTCTCGATCGGCGCGCTCACCGATTCGGCTCCAGCCTCAGACATCACCTTTGAACTTCGATCCCTTTGA